In Woeseia oceani, one DNA window encodes the following:
- the ccoS gene encoding cbb3-type cytochrome oxidase assembly protein CcoS has protein sequence MNSLFLLIPLGLALLAGAVWAFFWATGSGQFDDMDSPAWSVVLDDDTAPPQSSERAQRRGDTR, from the coding sequence GTGAACAGTCTGTTTCTGCTTATTCCGCTTGGCCTGGCGTTGTTAGCTGGTGCTGTATGGGCGTTCTTCTGGGCGACGGGGAGTGGCCAGTTCGACGACATGGATTCACCTGCGTGGAGCGTGGTGCTGGACGACGACACAGCGCCGCCGCAATCCTCAGAACGCGCGCAGCGACGCGGCGATACCCGATGA
- a CDS encoding sulfite exporter TauE/SafE family protein, with product MTLLLFLSAVAAGALGSAHCVGMCGPFVLVLEADGDNGERWRRRTAYNAGRLSFYAGLGALAGAGGTLLTQLPMGGVLLRCIAALLIVAMGLQLLSHWQPLRQLERLGGRLWQRISPLTRALLPANTLPRAYLAGCLWGALPCGLVYSALALATASGSAAGGIAIMAGFWSGTLPALLLTGRAAAGIGKWRQQPRTRRLAGMAMLLGGIIALYLPLAHLAVDHADPASPQPGMHQHGGH from the coding sequence ATGACTCTGCTGCTGTTTCTGTCGGCCGTCGCGGCTGGTGCACTTGGCAGTGCGCATTGCGTTGGCATGTGCGGCCCGTTCGTGCTGGTACTCGAAGCAGACGGTGACAATGGCGAACGATGGCGCCGGCGAACTGCCTACAATGCCGGGCGCTTGTCATTCTACGCGGGCCTCGGTGCACTGGCGGGGGCGGGCGGTACCCTGCTGACGCAACTGCCTATGGGTGGCGTCTTGTTGCGCTGTATCGCCGCGCTGTTGATCGTGGCGATGGGACTGCAGTTGTTGAGTCACTGGCAGCCACTGCGCCAACTGGAAAGGCTGGGCGGTCGTTTGTGGCAACGCATTTCGCCGCTGACGCGTGCGCTGCTGCCGGCGAACACCCTGCCACGCGCGTACCTCGCCGGATGCCTGTGGGGTGCGCTGCCGTGCGGCCTTGTTTACAGCGCGTTGGCACTGGCTACCGCCAGCGGCTCGGCTGCCGGCGGGATCGCGATTATGGCCGGGTTCTGGAGTGGCACACTGCCGGCATTGCTGCTCACCGGTCGGGCTGCGGCGGGTATTGGCAAATGGCGCCAACAACCGCGCACCCGACGCCTCGCCGGAATGGCAATGCTGCTTGGCGGCATCATTGCCTTGTACTTACCGCTCGCACACCTGGCCGTTGATCATGCCGACCCTGCATCCCCACAGCCGGGGATGCATCAACACGGTGGCCACTAG
- a CDS encoding c-type cytochrome: MPRTSLPVMMAALLMLSACDRDMMSEVGFRLPEGDAVAGRESFLYMQCNQCHTVYGEDLPAIPFEEPPYVTLGGPVTKVKTYGELITAIINPSHELAEGYAEEQVSQDGESNMYVYNRYMTVQELIDIVMFLQPHYDVVVPEYHYRVYPRR; encoded by the coding sequence ATGCCGAGAACCTCGCTTCCCGTAATGATGGCCGCACTGCTGATGCTCAGTGCCTGCGATCGCGATATGATGTCCGAGGTTGGCTTCCGGCTGCCCGAAGGCGATGCAGTCGCCGGGCGCGAATCCTTCCTGTACATGCAGTGCAACCAATGCCACACGGTTTATGGCGAGGACTTGCCTGCTATTCCTTTCGAAGAACCGCCCTACGTAACACTGGGTGGGCCGGTAACGAAAGTCAAAACCTATGGCGAACTCATCACAGCGATCATCAACCCGTCGCACGAACTCGCCGAAGGTTATGCGGAAGAACAAGTGTCACAGGATGGCGAATCGAATATGTACGTCTACAACCGGTACATGACCGTGCAGGAACTGATCGATATCGTCATGTTCCTGCAGCCGCACTATGACGTCGTTGTCCCGGAGTACCATTATCGGGTCTACCCCAGACGCTAG
- a CDS encoding SpoIIAA family protein, with product MLQYHWIPDTNIVEFTINGAISRKQFAALVTEVESKIEDYGSVDLLEEIRGIGNIPLAVLWADLRWAVSHWKKIGRVAVVCDKDWVEKVVEVMQPLVAMDVRHFELAEKDKARRWLRDGID from the coding sequence ATGCTTCAGTACCACTGGATCCCCGATACCAATATTGTTGAGTTCACGATCAACGGCGCCATATCGCGCAAGCAGTTTGCAGCTCTTGTAACGGAAGTGGAAAGCAAGATTGAGGACTATGGCAGCGTCGACTTGCTGGAAGAAATTCGGGGAATCGGCAATATTCCGCTGGCTGTTTTATGGGCTGACTTGCGTTGGGCGGTGTCCCATTGGAAAAAGATTGGCCGTGTTGCGGTAGTTTGCGACAAGGACTGGGTCGAGAAGGTCGTTGAAGTTATGCAGCCTTTGGTCGCGATGGACGTGCGGCATTTTGAGTTGGCCGAAAAAGACAAGGCGCGCCGCTGGTTACGTGACGGAATCGACTGA
- a CDS encoding ABC transporter permease, which produces MSWLIRLLAVMRKEFRQLRRDRITFAMIVGIPIGQILLFGYAINFDVRNIEAAVANQANTHLSRDFIDRLQQSQVVRISNYVATPEQLEEQLRRGRISIGIHIPVDFDRRLQDPARAAAHLLVDGADPTILGIVNRLSSMPMTSDSAAQTRAIEIRPYYNPEGRTAVNVVPGLIGIILTLTMMLFTAVAIVREREQGNLELLINTPVSTAELMTGKLIPYILIGLLQLGLIVGIGKLLFDVPVRGSLVDLYLAAAAFIAANLALGLFVSTVAKTQFQAMQVTFFILLPTILLSGFVFPFDGMPRVAQWLGELLPNTHFIRLTRGIMLRDATLMELYPEVLALLLFAVIAMTAAMLRFSRRLD; this is translated from the coding sequence ATGAGCTGGCTGATTCGCCTGCTGGCGGTCATGCGTAAAGAGTTTCGTCAGCTGCGTCGCGACCGCATCACCTTTGCCATGATCGTCGGCATCCCGATCGGGCAAATCCTGTTATTCGGTTACGCGATCAACTTCGATGTTCGCAATATCGAGGCGGCGGTTGCGAACCAGGCGAACACTCACCTGTCGCGCGACTTCATCGACCGGTTGCAGCAATCGCAGGTCGTCCGGATCAGCAACTACGTCGCCACGCCGGAACAACTGGAAGAGCAACTGCGACGGGGCCGGATTTCCATCGGTATCCATATCCCTGTCGATTTCGATCGACGCCTGCAAGACCCTGCGCGCGCCGCCGCTCATCTGCTTGTCGATGGCGCCGACCCCACGATACTCGGCATCGTCAACCGGCTCAGCAGCATGCCGATGACCAGCGACAGCGCGGCACAAACCCGGGCAATCGAAATACGGCCTTACTACAACCCTGAAGGTCGCACGGCCGTCAATGTGGTTCCCGGGCTGATCGGCATAATCCTGACGCTGACCATGATGCTGTTCACAGCCGTTGCCATCGTTCGCGAACGCGAACAAGGCAATCTTGAGCTGCTGATCAATACCCCGGTAAGCACCGCCGAGTTGATGACCGGCAAGCTCATCCCGTACATCCTGATCGGTCTGCTGCAACTCGGATTAATTGTCGGTATCGGCAAGCTGCTGTTCGACGTACCCGTGCGTGGCAGCCTTGTAGACCTGTATCTCGCGGCAGCCGCGTTTATCGCGGCGAACCTGGCGTTGGGTTTGTTCGTCTCTACGGTTGCCAAGACGCAATTTCAGGCTATGCAGGTGACCTTCTTCATCCTGCTGCCGACCATACTGCTCTCAGGCTTCGTCTTCCCGTTCGATGGCATGCCGCGCGTTGCACAATGGCTTGGCGAGCTGTTGCCAAACACGCATTTTATTCGCCTGACCCGCGGGATCATGTTGCGTGATGCAACACTCATGGAGTTGTACCCCGAGGTGTTGGCGCTGCTGCTGTTCGCGGTCATTGCCATGACAGCTGCCATGTTGCGATTTTCACGCCGACTGGATTGA
- a CDS encoding ABC transporter ATP-binding protein, with translation MTEASDIAIDARGLSKSFGDLVAVDKLDLAVPRARIYGFLGPNGSGKSTTIRMLCGLLKPSSGSARVLGIDLPADAAQLKPRIGYMTQKFSLYGDLTVLENLEFIADVYAIARNERKARINDLLERYDLAERRGQFAGTMSGGQKQRLALACAVLHKPELLLLDEPTSAVDPKSRRDFWAKLFALADSGTTILVSTHYMDEAERCHRLAILDRGVKVADGSPAELQRNTGMSIVEVLADDPFRAQELLSRSPDIASVTQLGVRLRVLIPLAIGEPLARVTSLLEKHEISADCQLTQPSLEDVFVAVTLNSPRDGART, from the coding sequence ATGACAGAAGCCAGCGACATTGCGATTGACGCGCGCGGTCTCAGCAAATCGTTCGGCGACCTTGTGGCCGTCGACAAACTCGATCTCGCCGTACCACGCGCCAGGATATACGGTTTCCTCGGCCCCAACGGCTCGGGTAAATCAACGACCATACGCATGCTCTGCGGTTTGCTGAAACCCAGCAGCGGCAGTGCCCGCGTCCTCGGTATTGATTTGCCGGCCGACGCGGCCCAACTCAAACCACGCATCGGCTACATGACCCAGAAGTTCTCCCTGTACGGCGACCTGACAGTTCTGGAGAATCTCGAATTTATCGCGGACGTGTATGCCATCGCGCGCAATGAACGCAAGGCGCGCATCAACGACTTGCTGGAGCGTTATGACCTTGCCGAGCGCCGCGGGCAATTCGCCGGCACAATGAGCGGTGGCCAGAAACAACGGCTCGCTCTCGCCTGTGCCGTACTGCACAAACCGGAATTGCTGCTGCTCGACGAGCCCACCAGTGCGGTGGACCCAAAAAGCCGGCGGGATTTCTGGGCCAAACTGTTCGCACTGGCAGACAGTGGCACGACCATCCTGGTCTCCACGCACTACATGGATGAAGCAGAACGCTGCCACCGGCTGGCCATTCTGGATCGAGGCGTAAAAGTAGCCGACGGCTCACCGGCCGAACTGCAACGCAACACCGGCATGTCCATCGTTGAAGTGCTGGCTGATGACCCGTTCCGCGCACAAGAGCTTCTCAGCCGAAGCCCCGACATCGCCAGTGTCACGCAACTCGGGGTGCGCCTGCGGGTGCTTATCCCGCTCGCGATCGGCGAGCCGCTGGCGCGTGTTACCAGCCTGCTTGAAAAACACGAAATAAGTGCCGATTGTCAGCTGACACAACCATCGCTCGAAGACGTCTTTGTGGCCGTAACGCTTAACTCACCGCGTGATGGAGCAAGAACATGA
- a CDS encoding HlyD family secretion protein: protein MNKLTGLLMLLSLLSGCDTRTEQPLVGQLASDRIELTAEFAETVTKRHVIEGAWVNAGDTLITQDSARIEAQLRELHALAEQQQARIDELTRGPRSEQIAAARASTDGARRDVEFLTLEYQRALEIHEKQLASAESLDRARAALDAARAQLAVNEAKLNELLAGTTIEELRQAEQLLEQTRARTDRVLIDSQRHELKAPVPGLIDSLLIETGERPQPGQTMLVMLAGEQPYARVYIPESIRVRVVPGTAVIAHIDGRDEPLDGKVRWVASEPAFTPYFALTEHDRGRLSFVAKIDLDYRGKRLPDGVPVQVTIPDDATDKRQ, encoded by the coding sequence ATGAACAAGCTCACAGGACTGCTGATGCTGCTATCGCTGTTGTCCGGTTGCGACACGCGCACCGAGCAACCGCTGGTAGGCCAACTCGCCTCAGACCGCATCGAACTGACGGCGGAATTTGCCGAAACGGTTACGAAGCGGCACGTAATCGAAGGTGCGTGGGTCAACGCTGGCGATACGTTGATCACGCAAGACTCCGCACGCATCGAGGCACAACTGCGCGAACTGCATGCGCTCGCGGAACAACAGCAAGCGCGAATTGATGAACTCACACGCGGACCGCGCAGCGAGCAAATTGCGGCCGCACGCGCGAGCACTGACGGTGCGCGCCGTGATGTCGAATTCCTCACACTTGAGTATCAGCGGGCACTCGAGATTCACGAAAAACAACTGGCGTCTGCTGAAAGTCTGGACCGCGCACGAGCTGCACTCGATGCGGCGCGCGCGCAACTCGCCGTTAACGAGGCGAAGCTGAACGAATTGCTGGCCGGCACAACCATTGAGGAACTGCGGCAGGCAGAGCAATTGCTGGAACAGACCCGTGCGCGAACGGATCGAGTGCTCATAGACAGCCAACGACACGAACTGAAAGCGCCGGTACCCGGGCTTATCGACTCACTGTTGATCGAAACAGGCGAACGACCTCAGCCAGGACAAACAATGCTGGTCATGCTGGCTGGCGAGCAGCCTTATGCAAGGGTCTACATACCCGAATCCATACGGGTTCGCGTCGTTCCCGGCACCGCGGTCATTGCCCACATCGATGGCAGGGACGAACCGCTCGACGGCAAGGTGCGTTGGGTTGCCAGCGAGCCTGCGTTTACACCCTATTTCGCCCTCACCGAACACGATCGCGGACGCTTGAGTTTTGTTGCCAAGATCGATCTCGATTACCGCGGCAAACGTCTGCCCGACGGCGTGCCGGTACAGGTCACGATACCCGACGATGCGACCGACAAGCGGCAATGA
- a CDS encoding TetR/AcrR family transcriptional regulator, which produces MNKVRNRRRKEDRPAEITAAAMDEFAEHGYDATPVEAVARRAGVSKGLLYLYFKTKEELFKAVVRSFISPRVNTLRSAIIDSDIGVEEFLRGPFRDFAAALPTSKARHLLRLMIAEGHKHPDLTRWYWENVVSEGLQAITVLIERGVARGELQPSALDRFPHLLISPVVFSVIWTLVMQKHSKLDTTAMIEAHIDLLLASVKAQPEQGSGT; this is translated from the coding sequence ATGAACAAGGTACGCAACCGGCGCCGCAAAGAGGACCGACCCGCTGAAATCACCGCCGCCGCTATGGACGAATTCGCCGAGCACGGCTACGACGCCACGCCCGTCGAGGCCGTCGCGCGGCGTGCTGGCGTCAGCAAGGGTCTCCTGTACCTGTACTTCAAGACCAAAGAAGAATTGTTCAAAGCGGTCGTACGCAGCTTTATCTCGCCACGCGTGAACACATTGCGGTCCGCGATTATCGACAGCGACATCGGCGTTGAGGAATTCCTGCGCGGGCCGTTCCGCGATTTCGCCGCCGCACTGCCGACATCGAAGGCCCGCCACCTGCTGCGCCTGATGATTGCCGAAGGCCACAAACACCCGGACCTGACACGCTGGTACTGGGAAAATGTTGTCTCCGAAGGTTTGCAGGCTATAACCGTACTGATCGAACGAGGCGTGGCGCGCGGCGAACTGCAACCGTCCGCGCTGGACCGCTTTCCACACCTGTTGATTTCGCCGGTCGTCTTTTCCGTCATATGGACGCTGGTCATGCAAAAGCATTCGAAACTCGACACGACGGCCATGATTGAAGCACACATCGACCTGCTGCTCGCCAGCGTGAAAGCTCAACCTGAGCAAGGTAGCGGAACATGA
- a CDS encoding GTP cyclohydrolase II, translated as MFTYIDPGIRQRLADDGKLQRVDADGKPVSSDHEILPGTRSLSILGPIPLPLQLEGKHYQANWYASVRHTELSQVQELADELRERQGQQSFAVMSSSMAVNSVLVFGDPANWDNPLVRVHSSCLTGDVFGSQRCECGPQLSSAVERISTDPAGGMLIYMSGHEGRGIGLWAKAATYLLQDSGENTYEANRSLGLPDDSRDFSDAATLLKYFQGERPFRLLTNNPKKVADLSAEGLSGITRVKHVSGINDANRRYLAAKRDWGHELSPEDLCD; from the coding sequence ATGTTCACTTATATCGATCCCGGTATTCGCCAGCGCCTCGCCGACGACGGCAAGCTGCAGCGTGTGGATGCCGATGGCAAACCTGTCAGCAGCGATCACGAGATCCTGCCCGGCACCCGCAGCCTCAGTATTCTTGGTCCTATCCCGTTGCCTTTGCAGTTGGAGGGCAAGCACTATCAGGCGAACTGGTACGCAAGCGTTCGGCACACCGAATTGAGCCAGGTGCAGGAACTCGCGGATGAATTGCGCGAACGACAGGGCCAGCAATCGTTTGCCGTCATGTCATCGTCCATGGCCGTGAACAGTGTGTTGGTATTCGGTGATCCGGCAAACTGGGACAACCCGCTGGTCCGGGTGCATTCGAGTTGCCTGACCGGTGATGTGTTCGGTTCGCAGCGGTGCGAATGCGGTCCACAATTGTCCAGCGCTGTTGAACGCATCTCGACCGACCCGGCGGGTGGCATGTTGATTTACATGTCGGGTCACGAGGGCCGCGGTATCGGCCTGTGGGCGAAAGCGGCAACGTATTTGTTACAGGATTCCGGAGAAAACACCTACGAGGCCAACCGCAGCCTCGGCTTGCCCGACGATTCAAGAGACTTCAGTGATGCCGCAACGCTGCTGAAATATTTTCAGGGTGAGCGCCCGTTCCGTTTGCTGACCAACAATCCGAAGAAAGTGGCGGATCTGAGCGCTGAAGGCTTGTCGGGCATTACGCGCGTCAAGCACGTCAGCGGAATCAACGATGCCAACCGGCGTTACCTTGCAGCCAAACGCGATTGGGGCCACGAGCTGTCACCCGAAGACCTGTGTGACTGA